One window from the genome of Hyalangium gracile encodes:
- a CDS encoding sensor histidine kinase gives MKANRGGRLWDTLGFRALVLAVALFALGRLATGFVFEPHPSSVLWLPSGLSLAFLVCTQPREWPVLLLAIFVSEVTLLHFDGSGTPVWTAMLWGLANSLRALLGAALIRRFVGTSVQLSRSWEVGGLLLFGGLVSPLPSATLGALGNVLWRGPESFGSHWVAWWVSDGLGTLLIAPLLLTWTSAAFHPKRFHRLAELGAILAATALGTHLLFNHTEPVGIRAALLYASFPFVLWGALRLGPLGAASTSAVVAVLAHWHTHLGRGPFGAMTALPHQKLFTLQIFLAFLGLTALMLAAMASERRRTEQLQQLLVEAGTVLAASMNVRETFPRVARLLVPRACTGFALWVVGESGLLERVAQAGWSAARESRVRGQVPPLPTTSRRWSTAEGTVVLAPLRLRGSVQGALVLMSDERACWAGSANLRLAEDLAHRCGMALESARLYTEAQQAIAARNEFIAVAAHELRTPLTALTLRMRALDGLLHRERASEEARAKVRAASRQLVRMGQLVERLLDVGRITSGRLELQRERVDVSELVEQVVESFSEEATRAGSELRVEARAGLTVWWDRGRIEQAFANLLANALKFGAGHPIEIHLSGEGPWVRIAVTDHGIGIDPEALERIFERFERAVSSRRYGGLGLGLFLTRQIAESHGGTVHVESHPGEGATFMLQLPVGQQPEAEPELGHPAAS, from the coding sequence GTGAAAGCGAATCGCGGAGGCAGGCTCTGGGACACGCTGGGGTTTCGTGCCCTCGTGCTCGCCGTGGCGCTCTTCGCCCTGGGACGGCTCGCGACCGGGTTCGTCTTCGAGCCCCACCCCAGCTCCGTCCTCTGGCTGCCGAGCGGGCTCTCTCTCGCCTTCCTGGTGTGCACCCAGCCTCGGGAGTGGCCCGTCCTGCTGCTGGCCATCTTCGTGTCCGAAGTCACCCTGCTTCACTTCGACGGCTCGGGCACCCCCGTCTGGACCGCGATGCTCTGGGGCCTGGCCAACAGCCTGCGCGCCCTGCTGGGCGCGGCGCTGATCCGTCGCTTCGTGGGGACCTCCGTCCAGCTCTCGCGGAGCTGGGAGGTGGGCGGGCTGCTGCTCTTCGGCGGGCTGGTGAGCCCCCTGCCCAGCGCCACGCTGGGCGCCCTCGGCAACGTCCTCTGGCGCGGCCCCGAGTCCTTCGGCTCGCATTGGGTGGCCTGGTGGGTGAGTGATGGGCTGGGGACGCTGCTGATCGCCCCGCTGCTGCTGACGTGGACCTCCGCGGCCTTCCACCCCAAGCGCTTCCACCGGCTCGCGGAGCTGGGGGCCATCCTGGCCGCGACGGCCCTGGGCACCCACCTCCTCTTCAACCACACCGAGCCGGTGGGAATCCGGGCCGCGCTGCTCTACGCCAGCTTCCCCTTCGTCCTCTGGGGCGCGCTGCGGCTGGGACCGCTCGGCGCGGCGAGCACCTCGGCGGTAGTGGCGGTGCTCGCGCACTGGCACACCCACCTCGGGAGAGGCCCCTTCGGCGCCATGACCGCCTTGCCGCACCAGAAGCTGTTCACCCTGCAGATCTTCCTGGCGTTCCTCGGGCTGACGGCCCTGATGCTGGCGGCGATGGCCTCCGAGCGGCGGCGGACCGAGCAGCTCCAGCAATTGCTGGTGGAGGCCGGCACGGTGCTGGCCGCCTCGATGAACGTGCGAGAGACGTTTCCGCGCGTGGCCCGCCTCCTGGTGCCGCGGGCGTGCACGGGCTTCGCGCTGTGGGTGGTGGGAGAGAGCGGGCTGCTGGAGCGCGTGGCGCAGGCGGGATGGAGCGCCGCTCGGGAGAGCCGCGTGCGCGGACAGGTGCCGCCGCTGCCCACCACCTCCCGGCGCTGGAGCACCGCGGAGGGCACGGTGGTGCTGGCACCGCTCCGGCTCCGGGGCAGCGTGCAGGGGGCGCTCGTGCTCATGAGCGATGAGCGGGCCTGCTGGGCGGGCTCGGCGAACCTCCGACTGGCCGAGGATCTGGCGCACCGGTGCGGCATGGCGCTGGAGAGCGCTCGTCTCTACACGGAGGCGCAGCAGGCCATCGCCGCTCGCAATGAGTTCATCGCCGTGGCCGCTCACGAGCTGCGCACCCCTCTGACGGCGCTCACGCTGCGCATGAGGGCGCTGGACGGGCTGCTCCACCGCGAGCGCGCCTCCGAGGAGGCACGGGCCAAGGTCCGCGCGGCATCCCGTCAGCTCGTGCGCATGGGCCAGCTCGTCGAGCGCCTGCTGGACGTGGGGCGCATCACCTCCGGCCGGCTGGAGCTGCAGCGGGAGCGCGTGGACGTCAGCGAGCTGGTGGAGCAGGTGGTGGAGTCCTTCTCCGAGGAGGCCACGCGCGCTGGCAGCGAGCTGCGCGTCGAGGCCCGGGCGGGACTCACGGTCTGGTGGGATCGCGGTCGCATCGAGCAGGCCTTCGCCAACCTGCTGGCGAACGCGCTCAAGTTCGGCGCCGGACACCCCATCGAGATCCACCTCTCGGGCGAGGGGCCGTGGGTGCGCATCGCGGTGACGGACCACGGCATCGGCATCGACCCGGAGGCCCTGGAGCGCATCTTCGAGCGCTTCGAGCGGGCGGTGTCGTCTCGCCGGTATGGGGGCCTGGGCCTGGGGCTGTTCCTCACCCGGCAGATCGCCGAGTCCCACGGTGGGACGGTCCATGTGGAGAGTCACCCCGGCGAGGGAGCGACCTTCATGCTGCAGCTGCCCGTGGGCCAGCAGCCCGAGGCCGAGCCGGAGCTCGGCCACCCTGCTGCCTCGTGA
- a CDS encoding VWA domain-containing protein has product MSFSLPQALVLLVPLGLFLWKRGARPGIPMLLRWGLLLLAVGALAGPELVLRDAGSDVVVVVDRSRSMPLDADRVALELVKLLEGQRRPGDRLGVISFGREARVEQPLSAAGTFGGFSRPVDADASDLSAALDAVGVLIPPERTGRVLVVSDGRATGADARGAARRLAARGIAVDFRHVAREEAPLDLAVVSVDVPSSVTAREPFQFSAVVVASGAVTGTVSLERSGQLLVKGPYEFRPGPNVLPFRDLVEKEGLASYRLSVEAPGDGLVENDEGRAVLRVEGPPRVLLLTRQPGGTFAKTLEATGMRLEVREPFQLSLDTLDGVAAVVLENVDANSLGEPGLNALAAYVEQAGGGLVMTGGRDSFGQGGYRRSALEPVLPVSLELREEQRRTSMAMSVLMDCSCSMGATVPDGRTKMEVAAEGVVGALTLLNERDEVSVHMVDTQSHEIFPMSPVSGGLPLDEVARGFSGGGGIYVGEALRTGRKEILSSDKATRHVLLFSDAADSEEPDDYKATIAALRSENVTVSVIGLGTPSDSDARLLQEVSALGGGRIYFAQDALSLPRIFSQETITVARSAFVDVPTSMEAAPDLPLLGKLSPQGLPQAGGYNLTYLKPRANVALRTLDENAAPLLALWPRGAGRSVAFMGEVDGEFSGELRQWSGLRAALESMVRWAMEGGGKPEGEAVARAERQGNLLRVTLDLAPGEPMPTALPTLVVLPGDGSSAPVELPMRWEDEDRLAAEYTLPGRGTWHPVVKLGNRALRAPPVALPYAPEFEPGSPKEGRAVLDAVAAVGGGVERLSMVGLFAEAPVSEGRVALAPWLVGFAVLVLLAEVVVRRFFSTPQLRKPAPAKVSRPAQVPAMATAGATASAPARAREAPREAGQEQSSAEGDAKPPPEKPAGNVDSALEAARARSRKRLGR; this is encoded by the coding sequence ATGAGCTTCTCCCTGCCGCAGGCGCTGGTGCTGCTCGTGCCCCTCGGGCTCTTCCTCTGGAAGCGCGGGGCACGGCCGGGCATCCCCATGCTCCTGCGGTGGGGGCTGCTGCTGCTCGCCGTGGGCGCGCTCGCCGGACCGGAGCTGGTGCTGCGCGACGCGGGCAGTGATGTCGTCGTGGTGGTGGATCGCTCTCGCTCCATGCCGCTGGACGCCGACCGCGTCGCGCTGGAGCTGGTGAAGCTGCTGGAGGGCCAGCGGCGGCCCGGCGACCGGCTGGGCGTCATCTCCTTCGGTCGCGAGGCGCGGGTGGAGCAGCCGCTGAGCGCGGCGGGCACCTTCGGTGGCTTCTCCCGGCCGGTGGATGCCGATGCCTCGGATCTCTCGGCGGCGCTGGACGCGGTGGGGGTCCTCATTCCCCCGGAGCGCACGGGCCGGGTGCTCGTGGTGTCGGACGGGAGGGCCACGGGCGCGGACGCGCGCGGCGCCGCACGGAGGCTGGCCGCCCGAGGCATCGCCGTGGACTTCCGCCACGTGGCCCGGGAGGAGGCGCCGCTGGACCTGGCGGTCGTCTCGGTGGACGTGCCCTCGTCCGTGACGGCGCGGGAGCCCTTCCAGTTCTCCGCGGTGGTGGTGGCCTCGGGCGCCGTCACGGGTACGGTGAGCCTGGAGCGCAGCGGCCAGCTGCTGGTGAAGGGGCCGTACGAGTTCCGCCCCGGCCCCAACGTGCTGCCGTTCCGGGACCTGGTGGAGAAGGAGGGGCTGGCCAGCTACCGCCTCTCGGTGGAGGCCCCCGGGGATGGCCTGGTGGAGAACGACGAGGGCCGCGCGGTGCTGCGCGTGGAGGGGCCGCCCAGGGTGCTGCTCCTCACCCGCCAGCCGGGAGGAACCTTCGCGAAGACGCTGGAGGCCACCGGGATGCGGCTGGAGGTGCGCGAGCCCTTCCAGCTCTCCCTGGACACGCTGGACGGTGTGGCTGCGGTGGTGCTGGAGAACGTGGATGCGAACTCCCTGGGCGAGCCCGGGCTGAACGCGCTGGCCGCGTACGTGGAGCAGGCCGGCGGCGGGCTGGTGATGACGGGAGGGCGGGACAGCTTCGGCCAGGGGGGGTACCGGCGCTCGGCGCTGGAGCCGGTGCTGCCGGTGTCCCTGGAGCTGCGCGAGGAGCAGCGGCGCACCTCGATGGCCATGAGCGTGCTGATGGACTGCAGCTGCTCCATGGGCGCCACCGTGCCGGACGGGCGCACGAAGATGGAGGTGGCCGCCGAGGGCGTGGTGGGTGCGCTCACGCTCCTCAACGAGAGGGACGAGGTCTCGGTGCACATGGTGGACACCCAGAGCCACGAGATCTTCCCCATGAGCCCGGTGAGCGGCGGGCTCCCGCTGGACGAGGTGGCGCGCGGCTTCAGCGGCGGCGGCGGCATCTACGTGGGCGAGGCGCTGCGCACGGGCAGGAAGGAGATCCTCTCGAGCGACAAGGCCACGCGCCACGTGCTGCTCTTCTCGGACGCGGCGGACTCGGAGGAGCCGGACGACTACAAGGCGACCATCGCCGCGCTGCGCAGCGAGAACGTGACGGTGTCCGTCATCGGGCTGGGGACGCCGAGCGACTCGGACGCCAGGCTGCTGCAGGAGGTGTCCGCGCTGGGCGGCGGGCGCATCTACTTCGCCCAGGACGCGCTGAGCCTGCCGCGCATCTTCAGCCAGGAGACCATCACGGTGGCGCGCTCGGCCTTCGTGGACGTGCCCACCTCCATGGAGGCGGCGCCGGACCTGCCGCTGCTCGGGAAGCTGTCGCCGCAGGGGCTGCCCCAGGCGGGCGGCTACAACCTCACGTACCTCAAGCCCCGGGCGAACGTGGCGCTGCGCACGCTGGACGAGAACGCCGCGCCGCTGCTGGCGCTGTGGCCGCGAGGCGCGGGGCGCTCGGTGGCCTTCATGGGAGAGGTGGACGGGGAGTTCAGCGGCGAGCTGCGCCAGTGGAGCGGGCTGCGGGCGGCGCTGGAGAGCATGGTGCGCTGGGCCATGGAGGGCGGTGGCAAGCCGGAGGGCGAGGCCGTGGCCCGGGCGGAGCGGCAGGGCAACCTGCTGCGGGTGACGCTGGACCTGGCGCCCGGAGAGCCGATGCCCACCGCGCTGCCCACGCTGGTGGTGCTGCCGGGCGATGGGAGCTCCGCGCCGGTGGAGCTGCCGATGCGCTGGGAGGACGAGGATCGCCTGGCGGCCGAGTACACGCTGCCCGGGCGCGGCACGTGGCACCCGGTGGTGAAGCTGGGCAACCGTGCCCTGCGAGCGCCCCCAGTGGCGCTGCCCTACGCGCCCGAGTTCGAGCCGGGCAGCCCGAAGGAGGGCAGGGCGGTGCTGGACGCGGTGGCGGCGGTGGGCGGAGGCGTCGAGCGGCTGTCCATGGTGGGCCTGTTCGCGGAGGCGCCGGTGTCCGAGGGCCGCGTGGCGCTGGCTCCGTGGCTGGTGGGGTTCGCGGTGCTGGTGCTCCTGGCGGAGGTGGTCGTGCGCCGCTTCTTCTCCACGCCGCAGCTGCGCAAGCCCGCGCCCGCGAAGGTGTCTCGGCCGGCGCAGGTTCCCGCGATGGCGACGGCCGGGGCGACTGCGAGCGCTCCGGCGCGGGCCCGGGAGGCGCCTCGGGAGGCTGGCCAGGAGCAGTCTTCCGCCGAGGGGGACGCGAAGCCTCCACCGGAGAAGCCCGCGGGCAACGTGGACTCGGCGCTCGAGGCGGCGCGCGCCCGCTCGCGCAAGCGTCTGGGGCGCTGA
- a CDS encoding DUF5011 domain-containing protein, translated as MTKRTVVGAIAGALVALGALPAAAHTRTPWETQQGLEVSSENPLGLLPFTCTPSRNGAACGLSVAAIPSSGAEGWTAAPDPDTSGLDTLGEQGCESDASCDDDNPCTADICTPEGTCSNPLLACYNGQPCLEPTPTLTSGGALPTLGCTPNANGQPTLEVNGDLNMTLECGQDVWVDPGARAYDATCSPLTVRTYNSGNDAYGPGPNTCAEGTYSVQYIAWDARGRTVSAIRSVKVDDTQPPTFRLKGATHMTLQCGNGYVEPGWEASDACYGNITPEVKVFGYPNGWVAGTYTVTYTLTDSGGNSAPTLTRTVDVVNCPW; from the coding sequence ATGACGAAGCGTACTGTCGTGGGTGCCATTGCTGGCGCCCTCGTGGCCCTGGGAGCCCTGCCCGCAGCCGCGCACACCCGGACACCCTGGGAGACGCAGCAGGGGCTGGAGGTGTCGTCCGAGAACCCGTTGGGCCTGCTGCCCTTCACCTGCACTCCGTCCAGAAACGGAGCCGCGTGTGGGCTCAGCGTGGCCGCGATTCCCTCCTCGGGAGCCGAGGGATGGACGGCCGCGCCGGACCCGGACACGAGCGGGTTGGACACCCTGGGGGAGCAGGGCTGTGAGAGCGACGCCTCGTGCGACGACGACAACCCCTGCACCGCGGACATCTGCACCCCCGAGGGGACGTGCAGCAACCCGCTGCTGGCCTGCTACAACGGCCAGCCCTGCCTGGAGCCGACACCTACCCTGACGAGCGGAGGCGCGCTCCCCACGCTGGGCTGCACGCCCAACGCGAACGGCCAGCCCACGCTGGAGGTGAACGGCGACCTGAACATGACGCTCGAGTGCGGCCAGGACGTGTGGGTGGATCCGGGCGCGCGCGCGTATGATGCGACGTGCAGCCCGCTGACGGTGCGCACGTACAACTCCGGCAATGACGCCTACGGCCCGGGCCCGAACACGTGCGCCGAGGGCACCTACTCGGTGCAGTACATCGCCTGGGACGCCAGGGGCCGGACGGTGAGCGCCATCCGCTCGGTGAAGGTGGATGACACGCAGCCGCCCACGTTCAGGCTCAAGGGCGCCACGCACATGACGCTCCAGTGCGGCAACGGGTACGTGGAGCCGGGCTGGGAGGCCTCCGACGCCTGTTACGGCAACATCACCCCCGAGGTGAAGGTGTTCGGCTACCCGAACGGCTGGGTCGCGGGCACGTACACCGTCACCTATACGCTGACGGACAGCGGCGGCAACAGCGCGCCGACGCTGACGCGCACGGTGGACGTCGTCAACTGCCCCTGGTGA
- the ku gene encoding non-homologous end joining protein Ku, translating into MARPMWKGSVNFGLVNVPVRMYRAVSPRDIRFHQLHEKDKARIREKRICEAEGVEVPYEEIIKGYEISKGVYVTITPEELKALAPKGTYAIDIEDFVPAGDIHPLFFDSHYHLVPETNAARAYALLSEALESSGRIGVGRVVLRTKQYSCAVRPNGPGLMLSTMNSVDEVIPLEQIDGMPSHMPKVNARELATAEQLIESLSAPFEPEKYRDVYREQLEEVLRQKAGGAEIRASPTATPEYSAPANLMDALKKSLAAAKRTREREEEASTPRRATATRASGTRRVRSQAAARTSRRRKH; encoded by the coding sequence ATGGCTCGCCCGATGTGGAAGGGCTCGGTCAACTTTGGTCTCGTGAACGTGCCGGTGCGCATGTACCGCGCCGTCTCTCCGAGGGACATCCGCTTCCACCAGCTCCACGAGAAGGACAAGGCCCGCATCCGCGAGAAGCGCATCTGCGAGGCCGAGGGCGTCGAGGTCCCCTACGAGGAGATCATCAAGGGCTACGAGATCTCCAAGGGCGTCTACGTCACCATCACGCCCGAGGAGCTCAAGGCGCTCGCGCCCAAGGGCACCTACGCCATCGACATCGAGGACTTCGTCCCCGCCGGTGACATCCACCCGCTCTTCTTCGACTCGCACTACCACCTGGTGCCTGAGACGAACGCCGCGCGCGCGTACGCGCTGCTGAGCGAGGCGCTCGAGAGCTCCGGGCGGATCGGCGTCGGCCGGGTCGTGCTGCGGACCAAGCAGTACTCGTGCGCCGTGCGCCCCAACGGGCCCGGGCTGATGCTCTCCACCATGAACAGCGTGGACGAGGTCATCCCCCTGGAGCAGATCGACGGGATGCCCAGCCACATGCCCAAGGTGAACGCCCGCGAGCTGGCCACCGCCGAACAGCTCATCGAGTCCCTGAGCGCCCCGTTCGAGCCCGAGAAGTACCGCGACGTCTACCGCGAGCAGCTCGAGGAGGTGCTGCGCCAGAAGGCCGGAGGCGCGGAGATCCGCGCCTCGCCCACCGCGACCCCCGAGTACTCCGCGCCCGCCAACCTCATGGACGCGCTGAAGAAGAGCCTCGCGGCCGCCAAGCGCACCCGGGAGCGGGAGGAGGAGGCCAGCACGCCTCGCCGTGCCACCGCCACCCGGGCCTCGGGCACGCGTCGGGTCCGCTCCCAGGCGGCGGCTCGTACCTCGCGGCGGCGCAAGCACTGA
- the gltS gene encoding sodium/glutamate symporter yields the protein MQLNLVETVAFAGITLYVGHGVRRLIPPLSKYNLPAPVIGGLLVASVLAACRSAGYTPITFDTTLQSPLMIAFFASIGFAASLSLMRLGGPQVAIFLAAATVLAIVQNGVGVMLSYPLGVHPLFGVLAGSVTLAGGPATGLAFAPSFEQAGVAGASAIAIASAMLGIISGGVVGGPVGTFLITRNSLKSSAAPRPVAQIGAQPEGSSGEGSDGQGFIKHVVIMLATLWVGGWVSKGFMELGLTLPGYIGAMLVAAFLRNLDDKTRWLRLSGPMLEEMGGAALSLFIVMALMTLELWKLTSVALPMLVLVAVQVAFTVAVSLWPMFRLMGKDYDSAVMGAGLCGFMLGTTANAVANMEALVRKFGPAPRAFLVVPMVGAFFIDFTNAVVITVFLNLLK from the coding sequence ATGCAGCTCAACCTCGTCGAGACCGTGGCGTTCGCTGGCATCACCCTGTACGTGGGCCATGGGGTGCGTCGGCTCATCCCCCCGCTGTCGAAGTACAACCTGCCGGCGCCCGTGATTGGTGGGCTGCTGGTGGCGTCCGTGCTGGCCGCCTGCCGGAGCGCGGGGTACACGCCGATCACCTTCGACACGACGCTCCAGAGCCCGCTGATGATCGCGTTCTTCGCGAGCATCGGGTTCGCCGCGTCGCTGTCGCTGATGCGCCTCGGAGGACCGCAGGTGGCCATCTTCCTGGCCGCCGCCACGGTGCTCGCCATCGTCCAGAACGGCGTGGGGGTGATGCTCAGCTATCCGCTCGGCGTCCATCCCCTCTTTGGAGTGCTCGCGGGCTCCGTGACGCTGGCGGGAGGCCCTGCGACAGGGCTGGCCTTCGCCCCCTCCTTCGAGCAGGCCGGAGTGGCGGGCGCGTCCGCCATCGCCATCGCGTCCGCGATGCTGGGCATCATCTCCGGAGGGGTGGTGGGAGGGCCGGTGGGCACGTTCCTCATCACGAGGAACTCGCTGAAGTCGTCGGCGGCTCCCCGCCCGGTGGCGCAGATCGGCGCGCAGCCGGAGGGTTCCTCGGGAGAGGGCTCTGACGGCCAGGGCTTCATCAAGCACGTCGTCATCATGCTCGCCACACTCTGGGTAGGCGGATGGGTGAGCAAGGGCTTCATGGAGCTCGGGCTGACGCTGCCCGGCTACATCGGCGCGATGCTGGTGGCGGCCTTCCTGCGAAACCTCGACGACAAGACGCGGTGGCTGAGGCTGTCAGGCCCCATGCTCGAGGAGATGGGCGGCGCGGCACTCTCCCTGTTCATCGTCATGGCGCTGATGACGCTGGAGTTGTGGAAGCTGACCTCTGTAGCCCTGCCGATGCTGGTGCTCGTGGCCGTGCAGGTGGCCTTCACCGTGGCGGTGAGCCTGTGGCCAATGTTCCGGCTGATGGGCAAGGACTACGACTCGGCCGTGATGGGAGCAGGACTGTGCGGGTTCATGCTCGGCACCACCGCGAACGCCGTGGCCAACATGGAGGCGCTGGTGCGCAAGTTCGGCCCCGCCCCGCGCGCCTTCCTCGTCGTGCCGATGGTGGGCGCCTTCTTCATCGACTTCACCAACGCCGTGGTGATTACCGTCTTCCTCAATCTGCTGAAGTGA
- a CDS encoding FadR/GntR family transcriptional regulator, whose protein sequence is MEHKGLVSRVAEQLEQTIALGQWPKGRLPSERQMAQRYGVSRTTIRGALQGLAARGLIVQHPGRQSRTVPLGEALSLESLKLLLPEGRQDMDRRPLLEGYFALKREVTVELLAACCEHASQQDVELLLNASFALRDEARWQEKRIRWVEREFDLLRLAAQAADRPGHMLLLMSLEKAFRGLADALLPALQPEALQQWAQCVFNALADRDAQALRQQLPALLKAADEPLLACLAPVRDAPTAHHPPSPAGEEPVSGENASNWSACHTSSQQVEPTGRPPVHEEGGTLACATSSRNAPSAPPAPLSVGAVQENSCGREPMEAPPALRSSTGGAPGSPCYPPTLMLAWVPPSCSALPAADAEGPPAPCPEASNAVEREPVPSEYQAALPMDVGESCVAGPGHELGVGARQRSGGRLGLQSPPRPVHDTTGEFLASRPTPSPNFPEED, encoded by the coding sequence ATGGAACACAAGGGGCTGGTGTCGAGAGTGGCGGAGCAGTTGGAGCAAACGATTGCCCTGGGGCAGTGGCCTAAAGGCAGGCTGCCTTCCGAGCGGCAGATGGCCCAGCGCTATGGGGTGTCGCGCACCACCATCCGAGGCGCCCTCCAGGGGCTGGCCGCCAGAGGACTCATCGTTCAACACCCCGGGCGACAGAGCCGTACGGTGCCCCTGGGTGAAGCGCTGTCGCTGGAGAGCCTGAAGCTGCTGCTGCCCGAGGGCCGCCAAGACATGGACCGCCGGCCGCTGCTCGAGGGGTACTTCGCCCTCAAGCGGGAGGTGACGGTGGAGCTACTGGCCGCCTGCTGCGAGCACGCCAGCCAGCAAGACGTGGAGCTGCTGCTCAATGCCAGCTTCGCGTTGAGAGATGAGGCCCGCTGGCAGGAGAAGCGCATCCGGTGGGTGGAGCGAGAGTTCGACCTGCTGAGGCTGGCGGCCCAAGCAGCGGACCGTCCCGGCCACATGTTGCTCCTGATGTCGTTGGAGAAGGCCTTCCGGGGACTGGCGGACGCGCTGCTCCCCGCGCTGCAACCCGAGGCCCTCCAGCAGTGGGCCCAGTGCGTGTTCAACGCCCTGGCCGACCGTGACGCCCAGGCCCTTCGCCAACAGCTGCCGGCGCTGCTGAAGGCCGCCGACGAGCCGCTGCTCGCCTGCCTGGCTCCGGTACGCGATGCCCCCACCGCACACCACCCCCCTTCGCCTGCCGGGGAGGAGCCCGTGTCGGGCGAGAACGCCAGCAACTGGTCTGCTTGTCATACCAGTTCGCAACAAGTCGAGCCGACAGGGAGGCCCCCGGTCCACGAGGAGGGGGGCACCCTCGCGTGTGCCACTTCGAGCCGGAACGCACCCTCGGCCCCACCCGCCCCGCTCTCCGTTGGAGCGGTGCAGGAGAATTCCTGCGGCCGCGAACCCATGGAGGCTCCTCCCGCCCTTCGCTCCTCCACCGGAGGTGCTCCTGGCAGTCCTTGTTATCCCCCCACCCTGATGCTGGCCTGGGTGCCTCCTTCCTGCTCGGCACTGCCGGCAGCAGACGCCGAGGGCCCACCTGCCCCGTGTCCGGAAGCTTCCAATGCCGTGGAAAGGGAGCCTGTCCCCAGCGAGTATCAGGCCGCTCTGCCGATGGACGTGGGGGAGTCCTGCGTGGCTGGTCCCGGCCATGAGCTTGGAGTGGGGGCTCGCCAGCGCTCAGGTGGGCGCCTCGGACTCCAGTCGCCGCCCCGTCCTGTCCACGACACCACCGGCGAGTTCCTGGCTTCGCGCCCCACTCCCTCCCCCAACTTCCCTGAAGAGGATTAG
- a CDS encoding BatA domain-containing protein → MSFGFPWGLLALGALVPLAAAYFLRRRQKPVTVSALFLWRTPRPRAEAGPRFERFTREASLLLETLAVIAASLFLADVRFGDDVRARHVVLVVDGSLSLSARGPDGVTVLERVRREAAKRLEEERATRVTVLASGSAPRVLAGPETEPSKGLSALESFQAQGADHEVTATLLWAQELAGPGRRVHFFTDVLPAEGVVVPPAVRWTALGAPRDNVALVSAQRRDEGTKATVTLRVARFGGPESVEVRVRAQPGPGAKEGTEQREQVQLPAEGAATVRFTFENAGDVEVTLPQDALPEDGQARLVPSAARPVRVALAEGLDAPARQALERFLVVAPEVEAGPGEGAMLIGPRGTDAKVTVGAGGTLRTFLGPFFSEKGHPLLDDVQLAGVRWTAGDNPPGRALITAGDAVLVSEEEGRVHLNVEVARSNLQRTPAWPVLLGNVLREARRAREGFPRRQLTLGEPLPVVTQPGARYTLVGPLGEKPVFGAGALTLPAPQVPGRYTLERDGEPVDVTEVLALDARESDLRGRSSGERDAEAEQRDEGSAGSSGRARWPLLVLLGALLADFYVTRRR, encoded by the coding sequence GTGAGCTTCGGCTTCCCATGGGGGCTGCTGGCGCTGGGGGCGCTGGTGCCGCTGGCGGCGGCGTACTTCCTGCGGCGGCGGCAGAAGCCGGTGACGGTGAGCGCGCTCTTCCTGTGGCGCACGCCGCGTCCGCGCGCGGAGGCGGGTCCCCGCTTCGAGCGCTTCACGCGCGAGGCGTCCCTGCTGCTGGAGACTCTGGCGGTGATCGCGGCGTCGCTCTTCCTGGCGGACGTGCGCTTTGGCGACGACGTGCGGGCGAGGCACGTGGTGCTGGTGGTGGACGGCAGCCTCTCGCTCTCGGCGCGGGGGCCGGACGGGGTGACGGTGCTGGAGCGCGTGAGGCGCGAGGCGGCGAAGCGGCTGGAGGAGGAGCGCGCCACGCGGGTGACGGTGCTGGCCAGTGGCTCGGCGCCACGAGTGCTGGCGGGGCCGGAGACGGAGCCCTCGAAGGGGCTGAGCGCGTTGGAGTCGTTCCAGGCGCAGGGGGCGGACCACGAGGTGACGGCCACGCTGCTGTGGGCGCAGGAGCTGGCGGGGCCGGGCCGGCGGGTGCACTTCTTCACGGATGTGCTGCCCGCGGAAGGCGTCGTGGTGCCGCCAGCAGTGAGGTGGACGGCGCTGGGAGCACCGCGAGACAACGTGGCGCTCGTCTCCGCGCAGCGGCGGGACGAGGGCACGAAGGCCACGGTGACGCTGCGGGTGGCGCGGTTCGGCGGGCCGGAGAGCGTGGAGGTTCGGGTGCGCGCGCAGCCGGGGCCGGGCGCGAAGGAGGGCACGGAGCAGCGCGAGCAGGTGCAACTGCCAGCGGAGGGAGCGGCGACGGTACGCTTCACCTTCGAGAACGCGGGGGACGTGGAGGTGACGCTGCCGCAGGACGCGCTGCCGGAGGACGGGCAGGCGAGGCTGGTGCCTTCGGCGGCGCGCCCGGTGCGAGTGGCGCTGGCGGAGGGCCTGGATGCCCCCGCGCGTCAGGCGCTGGAGCGGTTCCTGGTGGTGGCTCCGGAGGTGGAGGCTGGGCCGGGAGAGGGCGCGATGCTCATCGGCCCACGAGGGACGGACGCGAAGGTCACAGTGGGAGCGGGAGGCACGCTGCGCACGTTCCTGGGGCCCTTCTTCTCGGAGAAGGGGCACCCGTTGCTGGACGACGTGCAACTCGCGGGCGTGCGCTGGACGGCGGGGGACAATCCGCCGGGCCGCGCGCTCATCACCGCGGGAGACGCGGTGCTGGTGTCCGAGGAGGAGGGTCGCGTCCACCTGAACGTGGAGGTGGCGCGCTCCAACCTGCAGCGCACGCCGGCCTGGCCGGTGTTGTTGGGCAACGTGCTGCGAGAGGCTCGACGCGCGAGAGAGGGATTTCCCCGCAGACAGCTCACGCTGGGGGAACCGCTGCCGGTGGTGACGCAGCCAGGGGCTCGCTACACGCTGGTAGGCCCGCTGGGAGAGAAGCCGGTGTTTGGAGCCGGTGCGCTGACCCTGCCCGCGCCGCAGGTGCCGGGCCGCTACACGCTGGAGCGGGACGGTGAGCCGGTGGACGTGACGGAGGTGCTGGCCCTGGACGCGCGCGAGTCCGACCTGCGTGGGCGCAGCAGCGGCGAGCGGGATGCGGAGGCGGAGCAAAGGGATGAAGGTAGCGCGGGCTCATCCGGCCGTGCGCGCTGGCCGCTGCTGGTGCTGCTGGGAGCCCTGCTGGCGGACTTCTACGTGACGAGGCGACGGTAG